Proteins encoded together in one Catellatospora citrea window:
- the cobN gene encoding cobaltochelatase subunit CobN produces MQGLLLSTADTELLAARASGAPWRIANPARLDPGDVPELLRDVAFAVVRLLGGRRTWPEGLDAVLAAGLPVVVLGGEALPDAALQAESTVPAGVAGEALAYLVEGGADNLRELHRFLSDTLLMTGEGFDPPRTAPEYGVRPGPAHEAGRPTVGIVYYRAHELAGNTAFVDTLAGALHDAGANPLPVYCGSLRGVPDGLRDLLRGCDALIVTVLAAGGTVAADASGGGDDEAWSVAALAELDVPVLQALCLTSSRAVWQDSDAALSPMDAAMQVAIPEFDGRLITVPFSFKEPGPDGIPVYAADPERAARVAGIAVRQARLRHVPNEHKRLAIVLSSYPTRHSRVGNAVGLDTPASAVVLLRALREAGYDLGEGFPEDGDALIHTLIAAGGHDVEWLTEEQLAAAPARVPLRAHTRWLEALPASLRDGIVAAWGEPPGELYVDRGEIVLAALRFGNVLLMIQPPRGFGENPVAIYHDPDLAPSHHYLAAYRWLDAEFGADAVVHLGKHGTLEWLPGKGLGLSRECAPDAVLGDMPLVYPFIVNDPGEGTQAKRRGHAVIVDHLVPPMARAETYGEMAKLEQLLDEYATVQALDPTKLPAVRAQIWTLIQAAQLHHDLHQADMPGADDFDDFILHVDGYLCEVKDSQIRDGLHILGGAPEGEARINLVLAVLRANQVWGGVRGALPGLRAALCRRYGLDEAALLAEPGAAVAVPADLTDIADGPARTGADAVDLIEGVARRLVVGNETLGWEPSKVPAVVAEVLGGPDDAVEAVLRFAATEVVPRLDATVDEVTAVLKALDGRYVPAGPSGSPTRGLVNVLPTGRNFYSVDPKAIPSRNAWDVGVALADSLLARHRQETGEWPRTVGLTVWGTSAMRTQGDDIAEVLALLGCRPTWDDASRRVTGFAVVPPAELGRPRVDVTVRISGFFRDAFPHAVALIDDAVRVVADLDEADEDNFVRAHARADEAEHGDRRRATTRIFGSKPGAYGAGLLPLIDARNWRDDKDLAEVYAVWGGYAYGRDLDGRAAREDLERVYRRVSVAAKNVDTREHDIVDSDDYFQYHGGMIAMVRSLTGASPTAVIGDSHLPDSVKTRTLGEETKRVFRARVVNPRWIAAMMRHGYKGAFELAATVDYLFGYDATAGVVDDWMYEKLAAAYVFDPEVREFMERSNPWALRGITERLIEAADRGLWAEPDPATLDALRQAYLEAEGSLEG; encoded by the coding sequence GTGCAAGGTCTGCTGCTGTCCACTGCGGACACCGAGCTGCTCGCCGCCCGCGCGTCGGGCGCGCCCTGGCGTATCGCCAACCCCGCCCGGCTCGACCCCGGTGACGTCCCCGAGCTGCTGCGAGACGTCGCCTTCGCGGTGGTGCGCCTGCTCGGCGGGCGGCGTACCTGGCCGGAGGGGCTCGACGCGGTGCTCGCCGCGGGCCTGCCGGTGGTGGTGCTGGGCGGGGAGGCGCTGCCCGACGCCGCGCTGCAGGCCGAGTCGACGGTGCCCGCCGGGGTGGCCGGGGAGGCGCTGGCATACCTGGTCGAGGGCGGCGCGGACAACCTGCGCGAGCTGCACCGGTTCCTGTCGGACACGCTGCTGATGACCGGCGAGGGCTTCGACCCGCCGCGCACCGCGCCCGAGTACGGCGTACGCCCCGGGCCCGCGCACGAGGCCGGGCGGCCGACCGTCGGGATCGTCTACTACCGGGCGCACGAGCTGGCGGGCAACACCGCGTTCGTGGACACCCTCGCCGGGGCGCTGCACGACGCGGGCGCGAACCCGCTGCCGGTGTACTGCGGCTCGCTGCGCGGGGTGCCGGACGGGCTGCGCGACCTGCTGCGCGGCTGCGACGCGCTGATCGTCACGGTGCTGGCCGCGGGCGGCACCGTCGCGGCGGACGCGAGCGGCGGCGGGGACGACGAGGCCTGGTCGGTGGCGGCGCTGGCCGAGCTGGACGTGCCGGTGCTGCAGGCGCTGTGCCTGACCTCGTCCCGGGCGGTCTGGCAGGACTCGGACGCCGCGCTGAGCCCGATGGACGCGGCGATGCAGGTGGCCATCCCCGAGTTCGACGGCCGCCTGATCACGGTGCCGTTCTCGTTCAAGGAGCCGGGCCCGGACGGCATCCCGGTGTACGCCGCCGATCCGGAGCGGGCGGCCCGGGTCGCGGGCATCGCGGTGCGGCAGGCCCGGCTGCGGCACGTGCCCAACGAGCACAAGCGGCTCGCGATCGTGCTGTCCAGCTACCCGACCCGGCATTCGCGGGTCGGCAACGCGGTCGGCCTGGACACCCCGGCCAGTGCCGTGGTGCTGCTGCGGGCGCTACGCGAGGCGGGCTACGACCTGGGCGAGGGTTTCCCGGAGGACGGCGACGCGCTGATCCACACGCTGATCGCGGCGGGTGGGCACGACGTGGAGTGGCTGACCGAGGAGCAGCTGGCCGCGGCCCCGGCGCGGGTGCCGCTGCGCGCGCACACCCGCTGGCTGGAGGCGCTGCCCGCGAGCCTGCGCGACGGCATCGTGGCGGCGTGGGGCGAGCCGCCGGGTGAGCTGTACGTGGACCGGGGCGAGATCGTGCTGGCCGCGCTGCGCTTCGGCAACGTGCTGCTGATGATCCAGCCGCCGCGCGGCTTCGGGGAGAACCCGGTCGCCATCTACCACGACCCGGATCTCGCGCCGAGCCACCACTACCTGGCCGCGTACCGCTGGCTGGACGCCGAGTTCGGCGCGGACGCGGTGGTGCACCTGGGCAAGCACGGCACCCTGGAGTGGCTGCCGGGCAAGGGGCTGGGCCTGTCCCGCGAGTGCGCGCCGGACGCGGTGCTCGGGGACATGCCGCTGGTGTACCCGTTCATCGTCAACGACCCGGGCGAGGGCACCCAGGCCAAGCGGCGCGGGCACGCGGTGATCGTGGACCACCTGGTGCCGCCGATGGCCCGCGCGGAGACGTACGGCGAGATGGCGAAGCTGGAGCAGCTGCTCGACGAGTACGCCACCGTGCAGGCGCTCGACCCGACCAAGCTGCCCGCGGTGCGCGCCCAGATCTGGACCCTGATCCAGGCCGCTCAGCTGCACCACGACCTGCACCAGGCCGACATGCCCGGCGCGGACGACTTCGACGACTTCATCCTGCACGTGGACGGCTACCTGTGCGAGGTCAAGGACTCGCAGATCCGCGACGGCCTGCACATCCTCGGCGGCGCGCCCGAGGGCGAGGCGCGGATCAACCTGGTGCTCGCGGTGCTGCGCGCGAACCAGGTGTGGGGCGGCGTGCGCGGGGCGCTGCCGGGCCTGCGGGCGGCGCTGTGCCGCCGGTACGGCCTGGACGAGGCCGCGCTGCTGGCCGAGCCCGGAGCGGCGGTGGCCGTGCCCGCCGATCTGACCGACATCGCCGACGGCCCGGCCCGCACCGGCGCGGACGCTGTCGACCTGATCGAGGGCGTGGCCCGGCGGCTGGTGGTCGGCAACGAGACGCTGGGCTGGGAGCCGTCGAAGGTCCCGGCGGTGGTGGCCGAGGTGCTGGGCGGTCCGGACGACGCCGTCGAGGCGGTGCTGCGCTTCGCCGCGACCGAGGTGGTGCCCCGGCTGGACGCCACCGTGGACGAGGTGACCGCGGTGCTCAAGGCGCTGGACGGGCGCTACGTGCCGGCCGGCCCGTCCGGCTCGCCGACCCGTGGGCTGGTCAACGTGCTGCCGACGGGCCGCAACTTCTACTCCGTCGATCCGAAGGCGATCCCGTCGCGCAACGCCTGGGACGTGGGCGTGGCGCTGGCCGATTCGCTGCTGGCCCGGCACCGGCAGGAGACCGGCGAGTGGCCGCGCACGGTCGGGCTGACCGTGTGGGGCACGTCGGCGATGCGCACCCAGGGCGACGACATCGCCGAGGTGCTGGCGCTGCTGGGCTGCCGTCCGACCTGGGACGACGCGTCGCGGCGGGTGACCGGGTTCGCGGTGGTGCCGCCGGCCGAGCTGGGCCGGCCGCGGGTGGACGTGACGGTGCGCATCTCCGGCTTCTTCCGCGACGCGTTCCCGCACGCGGTGGCGTTGATCGACGACGCGGTGCGGGTGGTGGCCGACCTCGACGAGGCCGACGAGGACAACTTCGTGCGCGCGCACGCCCGCGCCGACGAGGCCGAGCACGGCGACCGGCGGCGGGCCACCACCCGCATCTTCGGTTCCAAGCCGGGGGCGTACGGGGCCGGGCTGCTCCCGCTCATCGACGCCCGGAACTGGCGCGACGACAAGGACCTGGCCGAGGTGTACGCGGTCTGGGGCGGCTACGCCTACGGCCGCGACCTGGACGGCCGGGCGGCCCGCGAGGACCTGGAACGGGTCTACCGCCGGGTCAGCGTCGCCGCGAAGAACGTGGACACCCGCGAGCACGACATCGTCGACTCCGACGACTACTTCCAGTACCACGGCGGCATGATCGCGATGGTGCGCTCGCTGACCGGCGCGTCCCCGACCGCGGTGATCGGCGACTCGCACCTGCCCGACAGCGTGAAGACGCGCACCCTGGGCGAGGAGACCAAGCGTGTGTTCCGGGCCCGGGTGGTCAACCCGCGCTGGATCGCCGCGATGATGCGCCACGGCTACAAGGGCGCGTTCGAGCTGGCCGCGACCGTGGACTACCTGTTCGGCTACGACGCCACGGCCGGGGTCGTGGACGACTGGATGTACGAGAAGCTGGCCGCGGCGTACGTGTTCGACCCGGAGGTCCGCGAGTTCATGGAGCGGTCCAACCCGTGGGCGCTGCGGGGGATCACCGAGCGCCTGATCGAGGCCGCCGACCGCGGCCTGTGGGCGGAGCCGGACCCGGCCACGCTGGACGCGCTGCGCCAGGCCTACCTGGAGGCGGAGGGCAGCCTGGAGGGCTGA
- a CDS encoding trypsin-like serine protease, whose translation MRNSLRTALRAGAIALAGAMLALGSAAVPAQAAPAADPGPITPQVVGGTPAAQGEFPWIVRLSMGCGGAMYTPSLVLTAAHCVGATGNNTSITATWGVVDLQDPTRTTRTSNYVYRAPGYNGNGKDWALIRLSSPITAAPLLKIATDTSLHSGNFQVMGWGAATEGGGQQRYLLKAQVPFISDTQCAGAGGSYSGLIFNEEICAGNYTSGGVDTCQGDSGGPMVKRNASNEWIQIGIVSWGIGCARPQNPGVYTEVRYFATDIYNAAVSLGGAPGGVSVTGPGNQSTIVGNAVTLNSSASGGTSPYSWSASGLPAGTSINSSTGQITGTPSTAGTYTVTVTVTDSASGTGTASFTWTVNPVGSCAAATNGTDVSIPDNNTTGVYSNITIAGCTGNGGTGSKVEVHIVHTYKGDLIVDLVAPDGSVYNLHNRSGGSTDNIDTVYTVNLSSEVKNGTWRLRARDAASIDTGYINSWTLTL comes from the coding sequence GTGCGGAATTCACTACGAACGGCACTGCGTGCCGGCGCGATCGCGCTGGCCGGTGCCATGCTCGCCCTGGGCTCGGCCGCGGTCCCGGCGCAGGCCGCGCCGGCCGCCGACCCCGGCCCGATCACACCGCAGGTCGTCGGCGGCACCCCGGCCGCGCAGGGCGAGTTCCCGTGGATCGTGCGCCTGTCCATGGGCTGCGGCGGTGCGATGTACACCCCGAGCCTGGTGCTCACCGCGGCGCACTGCGTCGGCGCCACCGGCAACAACACCTCGATCACCGCCACCTGGGGCGTGGTCGACCTGCAGGATCCGACCCGGACCACCCGGACCTCCAACTACGTCTACCGCGCGCCGGGCTACAACGGCAACGGCAAGGACTGGGCGCTGATCCGCCTGTCCAGCCCGATCACCGCCGCCCCGCTGCTGAAGATCGCCACGGACACGTCGCTGCACAGCGGCAACTTCCAGGTGATGGGCTGGGGCGCCGCGACCGAGGGCGGCGGCCAGCAGCGTTACCTGCTCAAGGCACAGGTGCCGTTCATCAGCGACACCCAGTGCGCGGGCGCGGGCGGCAGCTACTCGGGCCTGATCTTCAACGAGGAGATCTGCGCCGGCAACTACACCTCCGGCGGCGTGGACACCTGCCAGGGTGACTCCGGCGGCCCGATGGTCAAGCGCAACGCCAGCAACGAGTGGATCCAGATCGGCATCGTGAGCTGGGGCATCGGCTGCGCCCGCCCGCAGAACCCGGGTGTGTACACCGAGGTCCGCTACTTCGCCACCGACATCTACAACGCGGCGGTATCCCTCGGCGGGGCGCCGGGCGGCGTGTCCGTCACCGGACCCGGCAACCAGTCGACCATCGTCGGCAACGCGGTCACCCTGAACAGCTCCGCGTCGGGCGGCACGTCGCCGTACAGCTGGTCGGCCAGCGGCCTGCCGGCCGGCACGTCGATCAACTCGTCGACCGGTCAGATCACCGGCACGCCCAGCACCGCGGGCACCTACACCGTCACCGTCACCGTCACCGACAGCGCCAGCGGCACCGGCACCGCCTCGTTCACCTGGACGGTCAACCCGGTCGGCAGCTGCGCGGCGGCCACCAACGGCACCGACGTCAGCATCCCCGACAACAACACCACCGGGGTGTACAGCAACATCACGATCGCCGGCTGCACCGGCAACGGCGGCACGGGGTCCAAGGTCGAGGTGCACATCGTGCACACCTACAAGGGTGACCTGATCGTGGACCTGGTCGCGCCGGACGGCTCGGTCTACAACCTGCACAACCGTTCGGGCGGCAGCACGGACAACATCGACACCGTCTACACGGTGAACCTGTCCTCCGAGGTCAAGAACGGCACCTGGCGCCTGCGCGCCCGCGACGCCGCCTCGATCGACACCGGCTACATCAACTCCTGGACGCTCACCCTCTGA
- a CDS encoding GNAT family N-acetyltransferase, with translation MTHELHIREMTIEDVPAQARIRYASFGWFISSVAQQEVWWRTTLPKARVLRLLALRDGQAMGCAVGGFNVTTSEPGAGYVQVEVHPDHRGQGVGSALYQRVEEHLRDIGARRVRAFATEDLADQRWAQARGYTQGAHDRYARLDTAELPPLPPLPSGVTTASLREVGPQSVYDLDQAASVDEPGDMSFDGIPYDIWMNRYWNSPDQQLDVGTVVLVDGVAACATFLEANLDLGKGMSTGTCTLREYRGRGLAKIAKSVALRKAAQAGIHTAITCNDYTNAPMIAVNDWLGYQPFASEYAYLKQLAD, from the coding sequence GTGACGCATGAACTCCACATCCGCGAGATGACCATCGAGGACGTGCCGGCGCAGGCGCGCATCCGCTACGCGTCGTTCGGCTGGTTCATCTCCAGCGTGGCGCAGCAGGAGGTGTGGTGGCGCACCACCCTCCCCAAGGCCCGCGTGCTGCGGCTGCTGGCCCTGCGCGACGGGCAGGCCATGGGCTGCGCCGTCGGCGGGTTCAACGTCACCACCTCCGAGCCGGGCGCGGGCTACGTGCAGGTCGAGGTGCATCCCGACCACCGCGGCCAGGGCGTCGGCAGCGCCCTCTACCAGCGAGTGGAGGAGCACCTGCGGGACATCGGCGCGCGCCGGGTGCGCGCCTTCGCCACGGAGGACCTGGCCGACCAGCGCTGGGCGCAGGCGCGGGGCTACACCCAGGGCGCGCACGACCGGTACGCCCGGCTGGACACCGCCGAGCTGCCGCCCCTGCCGCCGCTGCCGTCCGGCGTGACGACGGCCAGCCTCCGCGAGGTGGGCCCGCAGTCGGTGTACGACCTGGACCAGGCCGCCTCGGTCGACGAGCCCGGCGACATGTCCTTCGACGGCATCCCGTACGACATCTGGATGAACCGCTACTGGAACAGTCCCGACCAGCAGCTCGACGTCGGCACCGTGGTGCTGGTCGACGGCGTGGCCGCCTGCGCCACGTTCCTGGAGGCCAACCTCGACCTCGGCAAAGGCATGTCCACGGGCACCTGCACGCTGCGCGAGTACCGCGGCCGGGGCCTGGCGAAGATCGCCAAGTCGGTCGCCCTGCGCAAGGCCGCGCAGGCCGGCATCCACACCGCGATCACCTGCAACGACTACACCAACGCGCCGATGATCGCGGTCAACGACTGGCTCGGCTACCAGCCCTTCGCCAGCGAGTACGCCTACCTCAAGCAGCTCGCCGACTGA
- a CDS encoding M14 family zinc carboxypeptidase, with amino-acid sequence MRRLALILTTLATGVALVVPGPAGGAPADDFTLAGSQQYKVTGPKTFDDRNAVAGTGAAIDLIEHGIIYITANAAEADRIRRLGFGLELLPPPSSRVTGPNAVPLDFPSADGGYHNYAEMNAELNQIVADHPTLVRKSVIGTSYEGRQIVALKISDNVATDEDEPEILFNAHLHAREHLTVEMALYLANLFTDAYTTDSRVRAVVDSREIWIVPDLNPDGGEYDIATGSYRSWRKNRQPNSGSSAIGTDINRNFGYKWGCCGGSSGSASSETYRGPSAFSTPEAAVLRDFVLSRRVGGVQQIKANIDFHTYGELILWPFGYTTADTVNPGMTTDERNTFANIGQQMSATNSYTAEQGSDLYVTDGDITDWLWGDQRVWTYTFEMYPKSSSPGFYPPDEVIAAQTSRNKTAVLILSEYADCPFRAIGKQAQYCAAANDFSIAAAPAFGSVNPGGSLTSTISTAVTNGVAQTVNLTASGLPSGATATFSPASVTAGGSSTLTIATSASTPAGSYAVTVIGTGSGATRTVSYTLTVNGAPGCTGSNPTDVTIVDVATVYSDITIAGCNRNASSTSTAEVHIVHTYKGDLVVSLLAPDGTAYTLHNRSGGSTDNIDTTYTVNLSSEVANGTWRLRVQDAASGDVGYVNSWTLTL; translated from the coding sequence GTGCGCAGACTCGCGCTCATCCTCACCACCCTGGCCACCGGCGTCGCCCTGGTCGTGCCCGGCCCGGCCGGCGGCGCGCCCGCCGACGACTTCACCCTCGCCGGATCGCAGCAGTACAAGGTCACCGGCCCGAAGACCTTCGACGACCGCAACGCGGTCGCCGGCACCGGCGCGGCGATCGACCTCATCGAGCACGGCATCATCTACATCACCGCGAACGCGGCCGAGGCCGACCGCATCCGCCGCCTCGGCTTCGGCCTGGAACTGCTGCCCCCGCCGTCGTCGCGGGTCACCGGCCCGAACGCGGTGCCGCTGGACTTCCCGTCGGCCGACGGCGGCTACCACAACTACGCCGAGATGAACGCCGAGCTCAACCAGATCGTCGCCGACCATCCGACGCTGGTCCGCAAGAGCGTCATCGGCACCTCGTACGAGGGTCGCCAGATCGTCGCGCTGAAGATCTCCGACAACGTCGCCACCGACGAGGACGAGCCCGAGATCCTGTTCAACGCGCACCTGCACGCCCGCGAGCACCTCACCGTCGAGATGGCGCTCTACCTGGCCAACCTGTTCACCGACGCGTACACCACGGACAGCCGGGTGCGCGCGGTGGTCGACTCGCGCGAGATCTGGATCGTGCCGGACCTCAACCCCGACGGCGGCGAGTACGACATCGCGACCGGCTCCTACCGCTCCTGGCGCAAGAACCGCCAGCCCAACTCGGGCTCCTCGGCGATCGGCACCGACATCAACCGCAACTTCGGCTACAAATGGGGCTGCTGCGGCGGCTCGTCGGGCAGCGCGTCGAGTGAGACCTACCGCGGCCCGTCGGCGTTCTCCACCCCCGAGGCGGCCGTGCTGCGCGACTTCGTGCTGTCCCGGCGGGTCGGCGGCGTGCAGCAGATCAAGGCGAACATCGACTTCCACACCTACGGCGAGCTGATCCTGTGGCCGTTCGGGTACACCACCGCCGACACCGTGAACCCGGGCATGACCACCGACGAGCGCAACACGTTCGCCAACATCGGCCAGCAGATGTCGGCGACCAACTCCTACACCGCCGAGCAGGGCAGCGACCTGTACGTCACCGACGGCGACATCACCGACTGGCTGTGGGGCGACCAGCGGGTGTGGACGTACACCTTCGAGATGTATCCGAAGTCGTCCAGCCCCGGCTTCTACCCGCCGGACGAGGTCATCGCGGCGCAGACCTCGCGCAACAAGACCGCGGTGCTGATCCTGTCGGAGTACGCCGACTGCCCGTTCCGGGCCATCGGCAAGCAGGCGCAGTACTGCGCGGCGGCGAACGACTTCTCGATCGCCGCCGCCCCGGCCTTCGGCTCGGTCAACCCGGGCGGCTCGCTGACCTCGACCATCAGCACCGCGGTCACCAACGGCGTCGCGCAGACCGTGAACCTGACCGCGAGCGGTCTGCCCTCGGGCGCGACCGCCACGTTCAGCCCGGCCTCGGTCACCGCCGGCGGATCGTCGACGCTGACGATCGCCACCAGCGCGTCGACCCCGGCGGGCAGTTACGCGGTCACGGTCATCGGCACGGGCAGCGGGGCCACCCGGACGGTCTCCTACACCCTGACCGTCAACGGCGCTCCCGGCTGCACCGGCAGCAACCCGACCGACGTGACCATCGTGGACGTGGCCACGGTCTACAGCGACATCACCATCGCAGGCTGCAACCGCAACGCGTCGTCGACGTCGACGGCCGAGGTGCACATCGTGCACACGTACAAGGGTGACCTGGTGGTGTCGCTGCTGGCGCCGGACGGCACCGCGTACACGCTGCACAACCGGTCGGGCGGCAGCACCGACAACATCGACACCACCTACACCGTGAACCTGTCGAGCGAGGTGGCCAACGGCACCTGGCGGCTGCGGGTGCAGGACGCGGCCTCCGGTGACGTCGGCTACGTCAACAGCTGGACGCTGACCCTCTAG
- a CDS encoding DUF2784 domain-containing protein, with protein MAYQWLAAATMVAHFAFLAYVVAGGFLAWWRPCLIWPHVVAVGWGFATVALGLDCPLTYVEDWARRKAGEQGLSRGFIDTYLTGVVYPERYTLLLQVLAGLVVLTSWVGFLLRRRAARDRA; from the coding sequence ATGGCCTATCAGTGGCTCGCCGCCGCCACCATGGTGGCGCACTTCGCGTTCCTCGCGTACGTCGTCGCGGGCGGTTTCCTGGCCTGGTGGCGGCCGTGCCTGATCTGGCCGCACGTGGTCGCCGTCGGCTGGGGTTTCGCCACGGTCGCCCTCGGCCTCGACTGCCCCCTGACGTACGTCGAGGACTGGGCCCGCCGCAAGGCCGGCGAGCAGGGCCTGAGCCGAGGATTCATCGACACCTACCTGACCGGCGTGGTCTACCCCGAGCGGTACACCCTGCTGTTGCAGGTCCTGGCGGGCCTGGTCGTGCTGACCTCGTGGGTCGGCTTCCTGCTCCGCCGCAGGGCCGCCCGCGACCGCGCCTGA
- a CDS encoding putative cobaltochelatase, producing the protein MTPPYPFSAVVGLADLRLALLLNAVSPAIGGVLVRGEKGTAKSTVVRALAGLLPSVDVVAGCRFGCDPAAPYAACPDGPHEAGQDAVVRRARLVELPVGATEDRLVGALDLERALTAGQAAYSPGLLAAAHRGVLYVDEVNLLHDHLVDLLLDAAAMGEAYVERDGVSVRHAARFLLVGTMNPEEGELRPQLLDRFGLAVQVRAPREPRERVEVVRRRLAYEADPAAFAARWADADAELAERIDTARRRLPAVTLPDAELTRIAHVCATFEVDGLRADLVVARAALALAAWHGRDRVTPQDVRDAARLALPHRRRRDPFDAPDLDEQALEDALNSAPPPADPDGGDLGAPDDTDDRDRRGDGPDGGPGSGSDSAPERDGDGDLDGDGSGPDDGPDGPDDDGPDGGPGQGGPGGAVPDADGTPRRPVPHGDTRQRDGADEGRYASAGQQHAEAATPRRARLFAVKGTGEGAAGRRSPAYTRMGRTVGARVPGGTLTALHLAATVRAAARQQQARGRAPGGPLRLAAADLREPVRQGRESNLVLFCVDASGSMAARRRMGAVKGAVLSLLLDAYQRRDKVGLVTFRGGEAALALPPTSSVEAGAARLRELPTGGRTPLAAGLRRAAHTLRVERLRDPHRRALLIVVTDGRATAGTDPVGEAMRIADGLAAGGVSAVVVDCESGVVRLGLAARLAARLGAEHVPLAEVTAQSLAGVARRDRRAAA; encoded by the coding sequence ATGACCCCGCCGTACCCGTTCTCCGCCGTCGTCGGCCTGGCCGACCTGCGGCTCGCCCTGCTGCTCAACGCCGTCTCGCCCGCCATCGGCGGGGTGCTGGTGCGCGGCGAGAAGGGCACCGCCAAGTCCACCGTCGTACGCGCGCTGGCCGGGCTGCTGCCCAGCGTGGACGTCGTCGCCGGGTGCCGGTTCGGCTGTGATCCGGCCGCGCCCTACGCGGCGTGCCCGGACGGGCCGCACGAGGCCGGGCAGGACGCCGTCGTCCGGCGCGCCCGGCTGGTCGAACTGCCAGTCGGGGCCACCGAGGACCGGCTCGTCGGCGCGCTCGACCTGGAACGCGCGCTCACCGCGGGGCAGGCCGCGTACTCGCCGGGCCTGCTGGCCGCGGCGCACCGCGGCGTGCTCTACGTCGACGAGGTGAACCTGCTCCACGACCACCTGGTGGACCTGCTGCTCGACGCCGCCGCCATGGGTGAGGCGTACGTGGAGCGCGACGGCGTCTCGGTGCGCCACGCCGCCCGGTTCCTGCTGGTCGGCACCATGAACCCGGAGGAGGGCGAGCTGCGCCCGCAGCTGCTCGACCGGTTCGGGCTGGCGGTGCAGGTGCGGGCCCCGCGCGAGCCGCGCGAGCGGGTGGAGGTGGTGCGGCGGCGGCTGGCGTACGAGGCCGACCCGGCCGCGTTCGCCGCGCGCTGGGCCGACGCCGACGCCGAGCTGGCCGAGCGCATCGACACCGCCCGGCGGCGGCTGCCCGCGGTCACGCTGCCCGACGCGGAGCTGACCCGGATCGCCCACGTGTGCGCCACGTTCGAGGTCGACGGGCTGCGCGCCGACCTGGTGGTGGCCCGCGCCGCGCTGGCCCTGGCCGCCTGGCACGGCCGGGACCGGGTCACCCCGCAGGACGTGCGCGACGCGGCCCGGCTGGCCCTGCCGCACCGCCGCCGGCGCGACCCGTTCGACGCCCCCGACCTGGACGAGCAGGCGCTGGAGGACGCACTGAACAGCGCGCCCCCGCCCGCCGACCCCGACGGCGGCGACCTCGGCGCGCCCGACGACACCGACGACCGCGACCGGCGCGGCGACGGCCCGGACGGTGGCCCCGGCAGCGGCTCGGACAGCGCGCCCGAGCGGGACGGTGACGGCGACCTGGACGGCGACGGCTCCGGCCCGGACGACGGGCCGGACGGGCCGGACGATGACGGGCCGGACGGCGGTCCGGGGCAGGGCGGGCCCGGGGGTGCGGTGCCCGATGCGGACGGCACGCCGCGGCGGCCGGTGCCGCACGGGGACACCCGGCAGCGGGACGGGGCCGACGAGGGGCGTTACGCGTCCGCGGGGCAGCAGCACGCCGAGGCGGCGACGCCGCGGCGGGCGCGGCTGTTCGCGGTGAAGGGGACCGGGGAAGGCGCGGCAGGGCGGCGCTCGCCCGCGTACACCCGGATGGGCCGGACCGTCGGCGCGCGGGTGCCCGGCGGCACGCTGACCGCGCTGCACCTGGCGGCGACCGTGCGGGCCGCGGCCCGGCAGCAGCAGGCCCGCGGCCGCGCCCCCGGCGGCCCGCTGCGGCTGGCGGCGGCCGACCTGCGCGAGCCGGTGCGGCAGGGGCGCGAGTCCAACCTGGTGCTGTTCTGCGTGGACGCCTCCGGCTCGATGGCGGCCCGGCGGCGCATGGGCGCGGTGAAGGGCGCGGTGCTGTCCCTGCTGCTCGACGCGTACCAGCGGCGCGACAAGGTCGGCCTGGTCACCTTCCGGGGCGGCGAGGCGGCCCTGGCGCTGCCGCCGACGTCCAGCGTGGAGGCGGGCGCGGCGCGGCTGCGCGAGCTGCCCACCGGCGGGCGCACCCCGCTGGCCGCCGGCCTGCGCCGGGCGGCGCACACGCTGCGGGTGGAGCGGCTGCGCGACCCGCACCGGCGAGCGCTGCTGATCGTGGTGACCGACGGCCGCGCCACCGCCGGGACCGATCCGGTCGGCGAGGCCATGCGCATCGCCGACGGGCTGGCCGCGGGCGGTGTGTCGGCCGTGGTCGTGGACTGCGAGTCCGGGGTGGTCCGGCTCGGGCTGGCCGCCCGCCTGGCCGCGCGGCTCGGCGCGGAGCACGTGCCCCTGGCGGAGGTGACCGCGCAGAGTCTGGCGGGTGTGGCCCGCCGCGACCGGCGCGCGGCGGCGTGA